In one Cronobacter dublinensis subsp. dublinensis LMG 23823 genomic region, the following are encoded:
- the mmuP gene encoding S-methylmethionine permease, with translation MQESQQLQRTMKARHLVMLSLGGVIGTGLFFNTGYIISTTGAAGTLLAYLIGALVVWLVMQCLGELAVAMPETGAFHVYAARYLGPATGYTVAWLYWLTWTVALGSSFTAAGFCMQYWFPQVPVWVWCLVFCVVIFALNVFSTRLFAEGEFWFSLIKVVTIVAFIVLGGAAMFGILPMKDGSPAPLFHNLTAAGWFPAGTLPILMTMVAVNFAFSGTELIGIAAGETENPQQVVPVAIRTTIVRLVIFFLGTVLVLAALIPMDQAGVVKSPFVLVFEKIGIPYAADIINFVILTAILSAANSGLYASGRMLWSLSNERTLPRSFSRLTRRGVPLTALSVSMLGGVLALFSSVVAPDTVFVALSAISGFAVVAVWLSICAAHFLFRRRHLAEGRALSELHYRAPWYPLTPILGFALCLIACVGLAFDPGQRIALWCGLPFVAFCYGAYYLTHFFRTRRHEESRHVAE, from the coding sequence ATGCAGGAATCGCAGCAGTTACAACGCACCATGAAGGCCCGTCATCTGGTGATGCTCTCGCTGGGGGGCGTTATCGGCACCGGGCTGTTTTTTAATACCGGCTATATCATTTCCACCACTGGCGCGGCGGGCACGCTGCTGGCGTACCTTATCGGCGCGTTGGTGGTCTGGCTGGTGATGCAGTGTCTCGGCGAGCTCGCCGTCGCGATGCCCGAGACCGGCGCGTTTCACGTCTACGCCGCGCGCTATTTAGGCCCGGCGACCGGCTATACCGTCGCCTGGCTTTACTGGCTGACGTGGACGGTGGCGCTTGGCTCAAGCTTTACCGCCGCCGGGTTCTGTATGCAATACTGGTTCCCGCAGGTGCCGGTGTGGGTCTGGTGTCTGGTGTTCTGCGTCGTGATTTTCGCGCTCAACGTCTTCTCCACGCGCCTGTTCGCCGAGGGCGAGTTCTGGTTTTCGCTGATTAAAGTGGTCACCATCGTGGCGTTTATCGTACTGGGCGGAGCGGCGATGTTCGGCATTCTGCCGATGAAAGACGGCTCGCCCGCGCCGCTATTTCATAACCTGACCGCCGCAGGCTGGTTCCCCGCCGGGACGCTGCCTATCCTGATGACGATGGTTGCGGTGAACTTCGCGTTTTCCGGCACCGAGCTTATCGGCATCGCGGCGGGCGAGACCGAAAACCCGCAGCAGGTGGTGCCGGTCGCTATCCGCACCACCATCGTGCGGCTGGTGATTTTCTTCCTCGGCACCGTGCTGGTGCTGGCGGCGCTGATCCCGATGGATCAGGCGGGCGTGGTGAAAAGCCCGTTCGTGCTGGTGTTTGAGAAAATCGGCATCCCGTACGCCGCCGATATCATTAACTTCGTTATTCTCACCGCGATCCTTTCTGCGGCGAACTCGGGGCTCTATGCCTCCGGTCGGATGCTCTGGTCGCTGTCGAACGAGCGCACGCTGCCGCGCAGCTTCTCGCGCCTGACGCGCCGCGGCGTGCCGCTGACCGCACTGTCGGTGAGTATGCTGGGCGGCGTGCTGGCGCTCTTTTCAAGCGTGGTGGCGCCGGATACCGTTTTCGTGGCGCTGTCGGCGATTTCCGGTTTTGCGGTGGTGGCGGTGTGGCTCAGTATCTGCGCCGCGCACTTTTTATTTCGCCGTCGTCATCTGGCCGAAGGCCGGGCGCTCAGTGAACTGCACTACCGCGCGCCCTGGTATCCGCTGACGCCGATCCTCGGCTTCGCGCTCTGCCTTATCGCCTGCGTCGGGCTGGCGTTCGACCCAGGCCAGCGCATCGCGCTATGGTGCGGGCTGCCGTTTGTCGCGTTCTGCTACGGCGCGTATTATCTGACGCACTTTTTCCGCACGCGCCGCCACGAGGAGTCTCGCCATGTCGCTGAATAA
- the mmuM gene encoding homocysteine S-methyltransferase, with translation MSLNNPLTPLLSQQPFVVLDGALATELEARGCNLADSLWSAKVLMEQPELIYAVHLDYFRAGAQCAITASYQATPAGFAARGLDEAQSRALIARSVALARQAREDFLREQPDAGPLLVAGSVGPYGAYLADGSEYRGDYQLTDAQFAAFHRPRVEALLEAGVDLLACETLPSLAEARALAVLLAQYPQARAWFSFTLRDSEHISDGSPLADVAAALAPYPQIVALGINCVPLEDACAALARLHDATPLPLVVYPNSGEQYDAVSKTWRHDGHTCHTLSHHLDAWRAAGAALIGGCCRTTPADIAALSARR, from the coding sequence ATGTCGCTGAATAACCCGTTAACCCCTCTTTTAAGCCAGCAGCCGTTTGTGGTGCTGGACGGCGCGCTCGCCACCGAGCTTGAGGCGCGCGGCTGCAATCTCGCGGACAGCCTGTGGTCGGCGAAAGTGCTGATGGAGCAGCCGGAGCTGATTTACGCGGTGCATCTTGATTACTTCCGCGCCGGGGCGCAGTGCGCTATTACCGCGAGCTATCAGGCGACGCCCGCCGGTTTTGCGGCGCGCGGGCTGGATGAGGCGCAGTCGCGCGCGCTGATTGCGCGAAGCGTTGCGCTCGCGCGGCAGGCACGCGAGGATTTCCTCAGGGAGCAGCCGGATGCCGGGCCGCTGCTGGTGGCGGGCTCCGTCGGGCCGTATGGCGCGTACCTGGCGGACGGCTCTGAATATCGCGGGGATTACCAGCTGACCGACGCGCAATTCGCGGCGTTCCATCGCCCGCGCGTGGAGGCGCTGCTTGAGGCGGGCGTGGATCTGCTGGCGTGCGAAACGCTGCCGTCGCTTGCCGAGGCCCGCGCGCTCGCCGTGCTGCTGGCGCAGTACCCGCAGGCCCGCGCGTGGTTTTCGTTTACGCTTCGCGACAGCGAGCACATCAGCGACGGCTCGCCGCTCGCCGATGTAGCAGCCGCGCTCGCGCCATATCCACAGATTGTGGCGCTCGGTATTAATTGCGTTCCGCTGGAAGACGCCTGCGCCGCGCTGGCGCGCCTGCATGACGCCACGCCGCTGCCGCTGGTGGTTTATCCTAACTCTGGCGAACAGTATGACGCGGTCAGTAAAACCTGGCGTCACGACGGCCATACCTGCCATACGCTGTCGCACCATCTCGACGCCTGGCGCGCCGCGGGTGCCGCGCTTATTGGCGGGTGTTGTCGCACCACGCCTGCCGATATCGCGGCGCTGAGCGCGCGGCGTTGA
- the tauA gene encoding taurine ABC transporter substrate-binding protein, protein MAISSRITLLGALALWAFQAQAVDVTVAYQTSAEPAKVAQADNTFEKESGAKVDWRKFDSGASVVRALASGDVQIGNIGSSPLAVAASQNLPIEVFLLASQLGNSEALVVKKSIRSPQDLIGKRIAVPFISTTHYSLLAALKHWGIKPDQLQIVNLQPPAIIAAWQRGDIDGAYVWAPAVNALEKEGNVLTDSADVGKWGSPTLDVWVVRKDFAEKHPEVVSAFARSALAAQRGYIDNPQAWLKQPAHLEKLSRLSGVPQSDVPGLVQGNTYLTASQQVEQLNGPVNQAIVDTAAFLKAQGKVAQAGQDYRAFVTDRFVKPLAQP, encoded by the coding sequence ATGGCAATTTCATCGCGCATTACCTTGTTGGGCGCACTGGCGCTGTGGGCCTTCCAGGCGCAGGCGGTCGACGTTACCGTCGCGTATCAGACCTCCGCCGAACCGGCGAAAGTGGCGCAGGCGGACAATACCTTTGAGAAAGAGAGCGGTGCGAAGGTCGACTGGCGTAAATTCGACAGCGGCGCAAGCGTGGTGCGCGCGCTCGCCTCGGGCGACGTCCAGATAGGCAATATCGGCTCCAGCCCGCTCGCCGTGGCGGCAAGCCAGAATCTCCCCATCGAAGTGTTTCTGCTCGCCTCGCAGCTCGGTAATTCCGAAGCGCTGGTGGTGAAAAAGTCGATTCGCTCGCCGCAGGATCTTATCGGCAAACGCATCGCGGTGCCGTTTATCTCCACTACTCACTACAGCCTGCTTGCGGCTCTGAAACACTGGGGCATCAAACCCGATCAGCTACAGATTGTGAATCTCCAGCCGCCCGCGATCATTGCCGCCTGGCAGCGGGGCGATATCGACGGCGCGTACGTCTGGGCACCCGCCGTTAACGCGCTCGAAAAAGAGGGCAACGTACTGACCGACTCCGCTGACGTCGGGAAATGGGGCTCGCCGACGCTGGATGTCTGGGTAGTGCGTAAGGACTTCGCCGAGAAACACCCGGAGGTGGTGAGCGCCTTTGCCCGCAGCGCGCTCGCGGCACAGCGCGGTTATATCGACAATCCGCAGGCGTGGCTGAAGCAGCCCGCGCATCTGGAAAAGCTGTCGCGCTTAAGCGGCGTGCCGCAAAGCGATGTGCCGGGGCTGGTGCAGGGCAACACCTATCTCACCGCAAGCCAGCAGGTAGAGCAGCTTAACGGGCCGGTGAATCAGGCTATCGTCGATACCGCGGCCTTTTTGAAAGCGCAGGGCAAAGTGGCGCAGGCCGGCCAGGATTACCGCGCGTTCGTAACTGACCGCTTTGTGAAGCCGCTGGCTCAGCCGTAA
- the tauB gene encoding taurine ABC transporter ATP-binding subunit, producing MLRVSHLHASFDGKPALADINLTLDDGELLVVLGPSGCGKTTLLNLIAGFLPFTAGSITLDGQPVTGPGADRGVVFQHEGLLPWRSVLDNVAFGLQLQGVGREERRVRAREMLAKVGLEGAASRFIWQLSGGQRQRVGIARALAADPRLLLLDEPFGALDAFTREQMQTLLLRLWAGSGKKVLLITHDIEEAVFMATDLVLLSPGPGQVQERLRLDFARRFVAGEPARSIKSDPAFIARREYVLSRVFELRESAHERTD from the coding sequence ATGTTAAGGGTCTCTCATCTGCATGCCAGTTTCGACGGCAAGCCCGCGCTTGCCGATATCAACCTGACGCTGGACGACGGCGAGCTGCTGGTGGTGCTCGGTCCGTCCGGCTGCGGAAAAACCACGCTGCTGAATCTTATCGCCGGTTTTTTGCCGTTTACGGCCGGGAGCATCACGCTGGACGGCCAGCCGGTTACCGGCCCCGGCGCTGACCGCGGCGTGGTGTTTCAGCATGAGGGGCTGCTGCCGTGGCGCAGCGTGCTGGATAACGTCGCGTTCGGGTTGCAGTTGCAGGGCGTCGGGCGTGAAGAACGCCGCGTCCGGGCCCGCGAGATGCTCGCGAAAGTAGGGCTTGAGGGCGCGGCCAGCCGGTTTATCTGGCAGCTCTCCGGCGGTCAGCGCCAGCGTGTCGGCATCGCCCGCGCGCTGGCGGCCGATCCGCGACTATTACTGCTCGACGAACCGTTCGGCGCGCTCGACGCCTTCACCCGCGAACAGATGCAGACGCTGCTGCTGCGCCTGTGGGCCGGGAGCGGCAAGAAAGTGCTGCTCATCACCCACGACATCGAAGAGGCGGTCTTTATGGCGACCGACTTAGTCCTTCTCTCGCCAGGGCCAGGCCAGGTACAGGAGCGGCTGCGGCTTGATTTCGCGAGGCGGTTTGTCGCAGGCGAACCGGCGCGCAGCATTAAATCCGATCCGGCGTTTATCGCCCGCCGGGAATATGTTCTGAGCCGGGTCTTTGAATTACGGGAGAGCGCCCATGAGCGTACTGATTAA
- the tauC gene encoding taurine ABC transporter permease TauC: protein MSVLINDNATRQPARRRRAAPRPLTISLATLGALLALWWAATALQLVSPLFLPAPQQVLRQLITIAGPQGFMDATLWAHLGASLGRMLTALLAAALIGIPVGIAMGLNPTLRAILDPLIELYRPIPPLAYLPLMVIWFGIGETAKVLLIYLAIFAPVAMSALAGVKSAQQVRIRAAQSLGASRWQLLWHVILPGALPEILTGLRIGLGVGWSTLVAAELIAATRGLGFMVQSAGEFLATDVVLAGIAVIALVAFILELGLRALTRRLTPWHGETQ from the coding sequence ATGAGCGTACTGATTAACGATAACGCGACACGCCAACCCGCGCGTCGTCGCCGGGCGGCACCCCGCCCGCTGACCATCAGCCTCGCCACGCTGGGCGCGCTGCTGGCGCTGTGGTGGGCGGCGACGGCCCTACAATTGGTCAGCCCGCTGTTTCTGCCCGCGCCGCAGCAGGTGCTGCGCCAGCTTATCACCATCGCCGGGCCGCAGGGGTTTATGGATGCGACGCTCTGGGCGCACCTCGGCGCGAGTCTCGGGCGCATGCTGACCGCGCTGCTGGCCGCGGCGCTTATCGGCATTCCGGTCGGCATCGCGATGGGGCTGAACCCCACGCTTCGCGCCATTCTCGACCCGCTGATTGAGCTTTACCGGCCCATTCCGCCGCTCGCCTATCTGCCGCTGATGGTTATCTGGTTCGGCATCGGCGAGACCGCCAAAGTGCTGCTTATCTATCTCGCGATTTTCGCGCCGGTGGCGATGTCGGCGCTGGCGGGCGTTAAAAGCGCACAGCAGGTGCGTATCCGCGCCGCGCAGTCGCTGGGCGCAAGCCGCTGGCAGCTGCTCTGGCACGTGATTTTGCCCGGCGCGCTGCCGGAAATTTTAACCGGTCTGCGCATTGGGCTTGGTGTGGGCTGGTCGACGCTGGTCGCCGCCGAGCTTATCGCCGCCACGCGCGGACTGGGGTTTATGGTGCAGTCCGCCGGGGAGTTTCTGGCGACCGACGTGGTGCTGGCAGGCATCGCGGTGATAGCCCTGGTGGCTTTTATTTTAGAACTGGGGCTGCGCGCGCTGACGCGCCGTCTTACGCCCTGGCATGGAGAAACACAATGA
- the tauD gene encoding taurine dioxygenase — translation MSERITITPLGPYIGAQVSDITLAKPLSDSQFEQLYHALIRHQVLFVRDQPITPHQQRALAMRFGDLHIHPVYPHAEGVEEIIVLDTHNDNPPDNDNWHTDVTFIDRPPAGAILAAKQLPSTGGDTLWTSGIAAFEALSAPIQQLLSGLRAEHDFRHSFPEWKHMKTPEEHQRWRTAAQKNPPLLHPVVRTHPVSGKQALFVNEGFTTRIVDLSPKESDALLGFLFAHVTKPEFQVRWRWQENDVALWDNRVTQHYANADYLPERRVMHRATILGDKPFYRAG, via the coding sequence ATGAGCGAACGCATTACTATCACGCCGCTGGGGCCGTACATCGGCGCTCAGGTATCCGATATCACTCTGGCGAAACCGCTGAGCGACAGCCAGTTCGAGCAGCTGTATCACGCGCTGATCCGCCATCAGGTGCTGTTCGTGCGCGACCAGCCCATTACCCCGCACCAGCAGCGGGCGCTGGCGATGCGCTTTGGCGATCTGCATATTCACCCGGTCTACCCGCACGCCGAGGGCGTCGAGGAGATAATCGTGCTGGATACGCATAACGATAACCCGCCGGATAATGACAACTGGCACACCGACGTAACCTTTATCGACAGGCCGCCCGCAGGCGCTATCCTTGCGGCGAAGCAACTGCCTTCAACCGGCGGTGACACGCTCTGGACGAGCGGCATCGCGGCGTTCGAAGCGCTCTCCGCCCCAATTCAGCAGTTGTTAAGCGGCCTGCGCGCCGAGCACGATTTCCGTCACTCCTTCCCGGAGTGGAAGCACATGAAAACGCCGGAAGAGCATCAGCGCTGGCGCACGGCGGCACAGAAAAACCCGCCGCTGCTGCATCCGGTGGTGCGCACGCATCCGGTGAGCGGCAAACAGGCGCTGTTCGTCAACGAAGGCTTTACGACGCGCATTGTGGATCTGTCGCCCAAAGAGAGCGACGCGCTGCTGGGCTTTCTTTTCGCACACGTCACCAAACCGGAGTTTCAGGTGCGCTGGCGCTGGCAGGAAAACGACGTGGCGCTGTGGGATAACCGCGTGACGCAGCATTACGCCAACGCCGATTATCTGCCCGAGCGGCGCGTGATGCACCGCGCGACAATCTTAGGCGATAAGCCCTTTTACCGGGCCGGTTAA
- the asr gene encoding acid resistance repetitive basic protein Asr translates to MKKVLALVVAATMGLSAAAFAADTTAAPAPAAAATTTTTAAPAKAPAAKTHHKKAHKKAVEQKAQAAKKHHKKAAEQKPAAEQKAQAAKKHHKKAVKHDAAKPAAQPAA, encoded by the coding sequence ATGAAAAAAGTATTAGCGCTGGTTGTTGCCGCCACTATGGGTCTGTCTGCTGCTGCGTTCGCGGCTGATACCACCGCTGCACCGGCTCCGGCTGCTGCTGCAACCACCACGACCACTGCCGCGCCGGCTAAAGCGCCTGCAGCGAAAACGCACCACAAAAAAGCGCACAAGAAAGCCGTAGAGCAGAAAGCGCAGGCTGCAAAAAAACACCACAAGAAAGCCGCCGAGCAGAAACCGGCTGCTGAGCAGAAAGCCCAGGCTGCTAAAAAGCACCACAAAAAAGCCGTAAAACACGACGCGGCTAAACCGGCTGCCCAGCCTGCTGCATAA
- a CDS encoding lysophospholipid acyltransferase family protein has translation MFSIDNVLDDLYPQKTPAPWLKKTLKRLLYEQEFQDFAARHRHLKGLDMVEQVLEHLDIRCDLPARALEQIPDNGPLVVVANHPTGTADGLALLYAISRVRRDVRVVANRMLSHLEPLSSLFIAVDNLGNRTRKTAIKEMETHLERGGALIFFPSGEVSRPGMEGIQDGVWNAGFVKLASRYRAPVLPVHIAGRNSLAFYGAALVAPPLAMLMLIREMFRKRGTTLPVNIGERIPWSAWHDASTPPREMAARFRLHVARLGKGQKGCFKTECAIARPEDRAVLRRALASAETLGKTPDGKTIYLWRRDGMEEAPVLRELGRLREIAFRAVGEGSGKRRDTDAYDDDYWHLVLWDDAALEIVGAYRFIPTAQQVALRGPQGLYSHSLFHYDERMNDVLSQGIELGRSFIQPQYWGRRGLDYLWSGIGAYLARYPQYRYLFGPVSISGGLPPAARDLLVAFYRLWFPAQHPLAASRRPYPVSLPEALAQFGGENYQEDLTRLKSLLGNLGCGIPPLYKQYSELCEPGGVQFIDFGSDPAFSDCVDGLVLVDLTRLKASRRERYLGAI, from the coding sequence GTGTTTAGCATCGACAACGTTCTGGACGATCTCTACCCGCAGAAAACCCCCGCCCCCTGGCTTAAAAAAACGCTCAAGCGTCTGCTGTATGAACAGGAGTTTCAGGATTTTGCCGCCCGCCATCGCCACCTTAAGGGGCTCGATATGGTCGAGCAGGTGCTGGAGCATCTTGATATTCGCTGCGATTTGCCAGCGCGCGCGCTGGAGCAAATCCCCGACAACGGCCCGCTGGTCGTCGTCGCCAACCACCCGACCGGCACCGCCGACGGCCTGGCGCTGCTCTACGCCATCTCCCGCGTGCGCCGCGATGTGCGCGTGGTGGCAAACCGCATGCTGAGCCATCTGGAGCCGCTTTCATCGCTCTTTATCGCCGTCGATAATCTCGGCAACCGCACCCGCAAAACCGCCATTAAAGAGATGGAAACGCATCTGGAGCGCGGCGGCGCCCTGATTTTCTTCCCGTCTGGCGAGGTCTCGCGCCCCGGAATGGAGGGCATCCAGGACGGCGTCTGGAACGCCGGGTTTGTGAAGCTCGCGAGCCGCTACCGCGCGCCGGTTTTGCCGGTCCATATCGCCGGGCGTAACAGCCTGGCATTCTACGGCGCCGCCCTTGTCGCCCCGCCGCTCGCCATGCTTATGCTCATTCGCGAAATGTTCCGCAAGCGCGGCACGACGCTGCCGGTGAATATCGGCGAGCGCATTCCCTGGAGCGCCTGGCACGATGCGAGCACGCCGCCGCGCGAGATGGCGGCACGCTTTCGCCTGCACGTGGCGCGCCTCGGCAAGGGACAAAAAGGCTGCTTTAAAACGGAATGCGCCATCGCGCGCCCGGAAGACCGGGCGGTGCTGCGCCGTGCGCTGGCCAGCGCCGAGACGCTCGGCAAAACGCCGGATGGTAAAACCATCTACCTGTGGCGGCGCGACGGTATGGAAGAAGCGCCGGTGCTGCGCGAGCTGGGACGGCTGCGCGAAATCGCCTTTCGCGCGGTGGGCGAAGGCAGCGGCAAGCGTCGCGATACCGACGCCTATGACGACGACTACTGGCATCTGGTGCTGTGGGATGACGCGGCGCTGGAGATTGTCGGCGCGTATCGCTTTATCCCGACCGCGCAGCAGGTGGCGCTGCGCGGGCCGCAGGGGCTGTACAGCCACAGCCTGTTTCACTACGACGAGCGGATGAATGACGTGTTAAGCCAGGGGATTGAGCTTGGTCGCAGCTTTATCCAGCCGCAGTATTGGGGACGGCGCGGGCTCGACTATCTCTGGTCGGGTATCGGCGCGTATCTGGCGCGCTACCCGCAGTACCGCTATCTCTTCGGTCCGGTGTCGATTTCCGGCGGCCTGCCGCCCGCCGCGCGGGATCTGCTGGTGGCGTTTTACCGGCTCTGGTTCCCCGCGCAGCACCCGCTCGCCGCCTCGCGCCGCCCTTATCCGGTTTCGTTGCCGGAGGCGTTGGCGCAGTTCGGCGGCGAAAATTATCAGGAGGATTTAACGCGCCTGAAATCGCTGCTCGGCAATCTCGGCTGCGGCATACCGCCGCTCTACAAGCAATATTCGGAGCTCTGCGAGCCCGGCGGCGTGCAGTTTATCGATTTCGGCAGCGATCCGGCGTTCAGCGACTGCGTCGATGGTCTGGTGCTGGTCGATTTAACGCGCCTTAAAGCGTCACGCCGGGAGCGTTATCTCGGCGCGATATAG
- the hemB gene encoding porphobilinogen synthase, whose translation MVDFSLSSRPRRLRQSASLRAMFEETTLSRNDLVLPIFVEEALDDYKPIAAMPGVMRIPEKYLAREIERIAKAGIRSVMTFGISHHTDECGSDTWNENGLVARMSRIAKDAVPEMIVMSDTCFCEYTTHGHCGVLCEHGVDNDATLINLGRQAVVAAAAGADFIAPSAAMDGQVKAIRQALDAAGFTDTAIFSYSTKFASSFYGPFREAAGTALKGDRKTYQMSPMNRREAIRESLLDEAEGADALMVKPAGAYLDILRDVRERTSLPLGAYQVSGEYAMIKFAAQAGAIDEEKVVLESLGAIKRAGADLIFSYFALDLAEKNIL comes from the coding sequence ATGGTCGATTTTTCATTGAGTTCCCGCCCGCGCCGCCTGCGCCAGTCCGCCTCGCTGCGTGCCATGTTTGAAGAAACCACGTTAAGCCGCAACGATCTGGTGCTGCCGATTTTCGTTGAGGAAGCGCTGGACGACTACAAGCCGATTGCCGCCATGCCAGGCGTGATGCGCATCCCGGAAAAATACCTTGCCCGTGAAATCGAGCGTATCGCGAAAGCGGGCATCCGCTCCGTCATGACGTTCGGCATTTCGCACCACACCGACGAGTGCGGCAGCGACACCTGGAATGAAAACGGCCTGGTGGCGCGCATGTCGCGTATCGCCAAAGACGCGGTGCCGGAAATGATCGTGATGTCGGACACCTGCTTTTGCGAATACACCACGCACGGCCACTGCGGCGTGCTGTGCGAGCACGGCGTGGATAACGACGCCACGCTGATCAACCTGGGCCGTCAGGCCGTGGTGGCCGCTGCTGCAGGCGCGGACTTTATCGCCCCTTCCGCCGCAATGGACGGCCAGGTGAAGGCTATTCGCCAGGCGCTGGACGCGGCGGGCTTCACGGACACCGCGATTTTCTCGTATTCCACCAAGTTCGCGTCGTCGTTCTACGGCCCGTTCCGCGAAGCCGCTGGCACCGCGCTGAAAGGCGATCGTAAAACCTATCAGATGAGCCCGATGAACCGCCGCGAAGCGATCCGTGAATCGCTGCTGGATGAAGCCGAAGGCGCGGACGCGCTGATGGTCAAACCGGCGGGCGCGTATCTCGATATCCTGCGCGATGTGCGCGAACGTACCAGCCTGCCGCTCGGCGCTTATCAGGTGAGCGGTGAGTACGCGATGATCAAATTCGCCGCCCAGGCGGGCGCGATTGACGAAGAAAAAGTGGTTCTGGAAAGCCTCGGCGCTATCAAGCGCGCGGGGGCGGATCTTATTTTCAGCTACTTCGCCCTCGATCTGGCCGAGAAAAACATTCTCTGA
- a CDS encoding CinA family protein, with protein sequence MNEKLQHAAKQAGIYLSQRGLRLATAESCTGGLITYTLCATEDTTAFYSSGFITYTNEAKQRMLGVKEETLRLYTAVSEQTVHEMAAGARERSGEDISLSVSGYAGPSGGEDGTPPGTVWFGWGMPGQETVAEKRHFNGDPKTVIDQAAVFALERLVELLKERE encoded by the coding sequence ATGAACGAAAAACTTCAGCACGCCGCGAAACAGGCCGGCATTTATCTCAGCCAGCGCGGGCTACGACTGGCGACGGCGGAATCCTGCACCGGTGGGCTTATTACCTATACGCTGTGCGCCACCGAAGATACCACTGCCTTTTATTCGAGCGGTTTTATCACTTACACCAATGAAGCCAAGCAGCGCATGCTGGGCGTGAAAGAAGAGACGCTGCGCCTCTACACCGCCGTGAGCGAACAGACGGTACATGAAATGGCGGCGGGCGCGCGTGAGCGCTCCGGCGAAGATATCAGCCTGTCGGTAAGCGGCTACGCCGGGCCATCTGGCGGCGAAGACGGCACGCCGCCCGGCACCGTGTGGTTCGGCTGGGGGATGCCCGGCCAGGAAACCGTGGCGGAAAAACGCCACTTCAACGGCGACCCCAAAACCGTTATCGATCAGGCTGCGGTCTTTGCGCTGGAGCGCCTCGTTGAACTGCTAAAAGAACGGGAATGA